One genomic segment of Catalinimonas alkaloidigena includes these proteins:
- a CDS encoding sensor histidine kinase, with product MIKSAETNEEILVQIGRDLKGMLARIRSCNYTLYKNFEKDLDEDSRKFFQTIERDCDSIKSIIHNMISVDSCFDDDYEQAPKTVVLNHIIKKIVDEFPAQTFKEKNIKIVYEDLDEEIYIYIDEQAITKVLEQLLTNACKFSYTDGQVVVKLVKYANVANISVSDQGIGIPKKLRPYIFNKFSKATRRGTMGEESSGLGLYLAKNIIERHQGSIWYESQEDNGSNFFINLPLRDRI from the coding sequence ATGATCAAAAGTGCCGAAACCAATGAAGAGATATTAGTCCAAATAGGTCGTGATCTCAAAGGTATGTTAGCCAGAATTCGTTCTTGTAACTATACTCTTTACAAAAATTTTGAAAAAGATCTGGATGAAGATAGCCGAAAGTTTTTTCAGACTATTGAAAGGGATTGCGATTCAATAAAAAGTATCATTCACAATATGATCTCAGTGGATTCCTGTTTTGACGATGATTATGAACAGGCACCTAAAACTGTAGTACTCAATCATATCATAAAAAAAATAGTAGACGAGTTTCCTGCACAGACTTTTAAAGAGAAAAATATAAAGATTGTTTATGAAGATCTTGATGAGGAAATCTACATTTATATTGATGAGCAGGCAATCACTAAAGTACTTGAGCAGTTACTAACCAATGCTTGTAAATTCTCTTACACTGATGGTCAGGTAGTCGTCAAATTGGTAAAGTACGCTAATGTAGCTAATATCTCAGTATCTGATCAGGGAATAGGTATTCCAAAAAAACTGAGGCCATACATTTTTAATAAGTTTAGTAAGGCTACCAGAAGGGGCACAATGGGTGAGGAGTCAAGTGGCTTAGGCTTATATTTAGCCAAAAATATCATAGAGAGACACCAGGGGAGTATCTGGTATGAGAGCCAGGAAGATAATGGGTCCAACTTTTTTATCAATCTTCCCTTACGTGACAGAATATAA